One Cucurbita pepo subsp. pepo cultivar mu-cu-16 chromosome LG09, ASM280686v2, whole genome shotgun sequence DNA window includes the following coding sequences:
- the LOC111801573 gene encoding uncharacterized protein LOC111801573 produces MGRKEIGLIFILFCSAMAIASSLQEILPTESNCHQKTNTEKHGEDEATNQIGRRNSACAITVSQAVAHGGGARGGGGVSSPHTGGGSAVIPIYVAGSAQAQRRRGRPVNAGNRHENNMWLLVLHICKSFLI; encoded by the exons atgggaagaaaagagatagGATTGATTTTCATACTGTTTTGTTCTGCCATGGCCATAGCATCTTCTCTGCAAGAAATCTTGCCAACAG AGTCCAATTGCCACCAGAAAACTAACACAGAAAAACATGGCGAAGATGAGGCTACTAACCAGATTGGCAGAAGAAACAGTGCATGTGCGATCACCGTTTCTCAGGCGGTTGCTCATGGAGGTGGTGCCAGGGGAGGTGGTGGTGTTAGTAGTCCTCATACAGGAGGAGGTAGTGCCGTAATCCCCATTTACGTAGCTGGTTCAGCGCAAGCACAACGCCGCCGAGGTCGACCAGTCAATGCAGGAAATCGTCATGAGAACAACATGTGGCTTCTGGTATTGCACATCTGTAAGAGTTTTCTAATATGA
- the LOC111801570 gene encoding pentatricopeptide repeat-containing protein At5g04810, chloroplastic, producing the protein MDVRSLSNATSTTSSAVFAPPRRRHHHSHPSSALIVFSLKRPPPPPPPSRSDSDDSSGSTTSISGRIRRPQILKTSSSPKRTTSKVPSNPLKNLVGSANAPVLPLPPPPPVSHSLADKLWLSSKLSPPPPPITEMPEEDESENEEIETEDSSSEGRREVQFRQEGKIFVGNLPNWIKKHEVQQFFRQFGPVNNVILIKGHDTTKRNAGYGFVIYDGSTAAKSAMKAVEFDGVEFHGRVLTVKLDDGRRLKEKAYERAKWMEGDDSVEFRSQWHEERDKARKSFRMVIETEPEDWQAVVSAFERIKKPSRKEYSLMVNYYARRGDMHRARETFEKMRARGIEPTTHVYTNLIHAYAVGRDMEEALSCVRKMKEEGIEMSLVTYSILVGGFAKMGNAEAADHWFQEAKEKHTLNAIIYGNIIYAYCQICNMDRAEALVRQMEEEGIDAPIDIYHTMMDGYTMVGDEEKCLLVFERFKECGLNPSVITYGCLINLYTKLGKVSKALEVSKEMEHAGIKHNMKTYSMLINGFLKLKDWANAFAIFEDLIKDGIKPDVVLYNNIITAFCGMGKMDRAVCTVKEMQKQRHRPTTRTFMPIIHGFARQGDMRKALDVFDMMRMSGCIPTVHTYNALILGLVEKRKMDKAVEILDEMTLAGVSPNEHTYTTIMHGYASLGDTGKAFAYFTKLRDEGLKLDVYTYEALLKACCKSGRMQSALAVTKEMSAQNIPRNTFIYNILIDGWARRGDVWEAADLIQQMKKEGVQPDIHTYTSFINACSKAGDMQRATKTIVEMKSAGVKPNVKTYTTLIHGWARASLPEKALSCFAEMKISGLKPDKAVYHCLMTSLLSRATVAEGSIYPGILSICKEMVDSGLTVDMGTAVHWSKCLRKIERTGGEITEALQKTFPPNWNSYNNVHMSSSLDSDDESGISDDEDEDDDICQEEVSNARDDDVVGRSWF; encoded by the exons ATGGATGTTCGTTCACTCTCAAACGCCACCTCCACCACTTCCTCCGCCGTCTTCGCGCCACCTCGCCGTCGTCACCACCATTCTCACCCTTCTTCCGCCCTAATTGTTTTCTCATTGAAGCGtccgcctccgccgccgccgccgtctcGTTCCGATTCAGACGATTCCTCCGGCTCAACCACCTCAATCTCTGGCCGAATTCGTCGCCCACAAATCCTAAAAACCTCTTCCTCCCCTAAACGCACCACCTCTAAAGTTCCGTCTAATCCTCTCAAGAATCTGGTCGGCTCTGCCAATGCTCCCGTTCTTCCTTTGCCACCGCCGCCTCCTGTTTCCCACTCGCTCGCCGACAAGCTCTGGCTTTCCAGTAAGCTCTCTCCACCGCCTCCTCCGATCACCGAGATGCCAGAGGAAGATGAAAGCGAAAACGAAGAAATTGAAACCGAGGATTCTTCGAGTGAGGGGCGGAGAGAAGTTCAATTCCGCCAAGAGGGTAAGATTTTTGTTGGGAACTTGCCTAATTGGATAAAGAAGCATGAGGTTCAACAGTTTTTTCGGCAGTTTGGTCCTGTCAACAATGTGATATTGATTAAGGGCCACGATACTACGAAAAGAAATGCCGGATACGGATTCGTCATATATGATGGGTCGACTGCAGCTAAGTCGGCCATGAAAGCCGTTGAGTTTGATGGAGTGGAGTTTCACGGAAGGGTTTTGACTGTGAAATTGGATGATGGAAGGAGGTTAAAGGAGAAGGCGTATGAGAGGGCGAAATGGATGGAGGGAGATGACAGTGTGGAGTTTCGTTCACAATGGCATGAAGAGAGGGATAAAGCACGGAAGAGCTTTCGCATGGTTATTGAGACAGAGCCGGAGGATTGGCAGGCGGTTGTCTCAGCCTTCGAGAGGATTAAAAAG CCTTCTAGGAAGGAGTACAGTTTGATGGTGAACTACTATGCAAGAAGAGGTGATATGCATCGTGCACGtgaaacatttgaaaagaTGCGGGCTAGAGGAATAGAACCCACGACTCATGTCTACACAAA CCTTATACATGCTTATGCAGTGGGTAGAGATATGGAAGAAGCATTATCTTGTgtcagaaaaatgaaagaggaagGCATAGAAATGAGTTTGGTAACTTACAGCATTCTTGTGGGTGGATTTGCCAAAATGGGAAATGCAGA AGCTGCAGATCACTGGTTTCAGGAGGCGAAAGAGAAACACACGTTGAATGCCATCATTTATGGGAATATTATATATGCTTACTG TCAAATATGCAATATGGATAGAGCGGAAGCTTTGGTGAGgcaaatggaagaagaaggcaTAGATGCTCCAATTGACATATATCACACCATGATGGATGGTTATACAATGGTTGGAGATGAGGAGAAATGTCTGCTTGTGTTCGAGAGATTTAAG GAATGTGGTTTGAATCCTTCTGTCATTACATATGGGTGTCTTATTAATCTTTACACAAAG CTCGGGAAAGTTTCTAAAGCTCTGGAAGTTAGCAAAGAAATGGAGCATGCTGGCATAAAACACAACATGAAGACCTACTCCATGTTGATCAATGGGTTCTTGAAGTTGAAAGATTGGGCTAATGCTTTCGCTATTTTTGAGGATTTGATCAAAGACGGTATTAAGCCTGATGTAGTACTCTATAATAATATCATCACAGCATTCTGTGGGATGGGGAAGATGGATCGTGCTGTTTGTACTGTCAAGGAAATGCAAAAACAAAGGCATAGGCCCACAACTCGAACATTTATGCCCATCATACATGGTTTTGCTAGGCAAGGGGACATGAGGAAAGCGCTAGATGTATTCGATATGATGCGGATGTCTGGATGCATTCCAACGGTGCACACTTACAATGCTCTGATTCTTGGTCTAGTTGAGAAGCGTAAG ATGGACAAGGCTGTAGAAATACTTGACGAGATGACGTTGGCTGGCGTAAGTCCAAATGAACACACATACACAACCATCATGCATGGTTATGCTTCTTTGGGGGATACCGGAAAAGCGTTCGCTTACTTCACTAAACTGAGGGATGAGGGTCTGAAGCTTGATGTTTATACATATGAAGCATTGCTTAAAGCATGCTGCAAATCAGGGAGGATGCAGAGCGCATTGGCAGTCACCAAGGAAATGAGTGCTCAAAATATCCCAAGAAACACCTTtatttataacattttaattgaTGG ATGGGCTCGACGTGGCGATGTTTGGGAGGCGGCTGATCTAAtacaacaaatgaaaaaagaagggGTTCAACCTGACATTCATACCTACACATCCTTCATAAATGCTTGCTCCAAGGCTGGAGATATGCAG AGAGCAACAAAAACAATTGTAGAAATGAAATCAGCAGGAGTGAAGCCTAACGTTAAGACGTATACTACGCTAATTCACGGTTGGGCCCGTGCTTCTTTACCCGAGAAGGCATTGTCATGCTTTGCAGAGATGAAGATATCCGGGTTGAAGCCAGACAAAGCTGTTTACCATTGTCTAATGACGTCATTACTCTCGAGGGCTACCGTTGCAGAAGGAAGCATATATCCCGGCATTCTCTCCATCTGCAAAGAGATGGTCGATTCGGGATTAACCGTGGATATGGGGACAGCAGTTCACTGGTCCAAGTGCTTGCGCAAAATCGAGAGAACAGGTGGGGAGATAACTGAAGCCTTGCAGAAGACCTTCCCTCCCAATTGGAACTCATATAACAATGTCCACATGAGCTCCAGCCTAGACTCGGACGACGAATCTGGTATAAGTGACGATGAGGACGAAGACGATGATATATGTCAAGAGGAAGTATCCAACGCTCGGGACGACGATGTAGTTGGTAGATCATGGTTTTGA
- the LOC111801574 gene encoding 40S ribosomal protein S25-2-like codes for MAPKKDKAPPPSSKPAKSGGGKQKKKKWSKGKQKEKVNNMVLFDQGTYDKLLVEVPKYKLVTPSILSDRLRINGSLARRAIKDLMARGLIRMVSSHSSQEIYTRATNT; via the exons ATG GCGCCAAAGAAGGATAAAGCTCCTCCACCGTCCTCGAAGCCTGCTAAATCTGGCGGAGgaaagcagaagaagaag AAGTGGAGCAAGGGAAAGCAAAAGGAGAAGGTCAACAACATGGTTTTGTTTGATCAAGGAACCTATGACAAGCTTCTCGTTGAAGTTCCCAAGTACAAGCTTGTCACTCCTTCAATCTTGTCCGACAGGTTGAGG aTCAATGGATCGCTAGCACGAAGAGCAATCAAAGATCTGATGGCCAGAGGTCTCATCAGAATGGTGTCTTCACATTCGAGCCAGGAGATCTACACAAGGGCCACCAATACCTAA
- the LOC111801975 gene encoding exocyst complex component EXO70A1-like, which translates to MGVPATLGDDFLRERAAKMRESLQKSQTITDNVVSILGSFDHRLSALETAMRPTQIRTNSIRKAHENIDKTLKAAEVILAQFDLSRQAEMKILKGPHEDLESYLGSIGQLRNIIKFFSSQKGFKSSEVVLNHANNLLAKAISKLEDEFRQLLSSYSKPVEPERLFDCLPKSLQPSSDSPGHHYDSNGKNPSSNHHAAHHDNSLETAVFTPPTLIPPRVLPLLHELSQQMVQAGHQQQILKVYRDTRSVVLEESLRKLGVEKLSKEDVQKMAWEVLEAKIGNWIHFMRIAVKLLFAGERQVCDQIFEGFESLRDQSFAEVTSSSVSVLFSFGEAIAKSKRSPEKLFVLLDMYEIMRELHSEIETIFKGEACNEIRESASGLTKRLAQTAKDTFGDFEEAVEKDATKTAVLDGTVHPLTSYVINYVKFLFDYQATLKQLFQEFAGSGQTSSELASVTMQIMQALQSNLDGKSKHYRDPALTHLFLMNNIHYIVRSVRRSEAKDLLGDDWVQRHRRVVQQHANQYKRNAWSKILQCLSVQGLTSSGGGSIPGIDGGNSSGVSRALIKDRFKTFNMQFEELHQRQSQWAVPDTELRESLRLSVAEVLLPAYRSFLKRFGPLVDGGKNPQKYVRYQPEDLERMLGEFFEGKNLSEPKR; encoded by the exons ATGGGGGTGCCTGCAACTCTGGGCGATGATTTTCTGCGAGAAAGAGCGGCAAAGATGAGAGAATCTCTGCAAAAGAGCCAAACTATTACTGATAACGTTGTTTCGATTCTCGGCTCGTTTGACCACCGTCTTTCTGCTCTCGAAACCGCCATGCGCCCTACTCAG ATCAGAACCAATTCTATTCGTAAAGCTCACGAGAACATTGATAAGACTTTGAAGGCTGCGGAGGTTATTTTAGCACAGTTTGATCTCTCTCGCCAG GcagaaatgaaaattctcAAAGGGCCTCATGAGGATTTGGAGAGTTATCTCGGGTCAATCGGTCAGTTaagaaacattattaaattctTTAGCAGCCAGAAAGGTTTTAAGAGTAGTGAGGTAGTGCTGAATCATGCAAATAATCTGCTTGCAAAAGCCATCTCAAAGCTTGAAGATGAGTTTAGGCAGCTATTATCTTCCTACag CAAACCTGTGGAGCCTGAGCGCCTTTTCGATTGCCTGCCAAAATCGTTGCAACCATCTTCAGACTCTCCTGGTCATCATTATGATTCAAATGGAAAGAATCCCTCCTCAAATCACCATGCTGCACATCATGATAATAGTTTGGAGACTGCTGTCTTCACACCTCCCACTCTCATACCTCCTCGTGTTCTACCACTGCTACACGAGTTATCGCAGCAGATGGTTCAAGCTGGTCATCAACAGCAAATTTTAAAAGTCTATAG GGATACCCGTTCAGTCGTTTTGGAAGAAAGCCTACGGAAATTGGGAGTTGAAAAACTTAGCAAAGAGGATGTCCAGAAGATGGCATGGGAGGTTTTAGAGGCCAAAATTGGGAACTGGATTCATTTTATGCGTATTGCA GTTAAACTACTGTTTGCTGGAGAACGACAAGTGTGCGATCAAATATTTGAAGGCTTCGAATCGCTTAGAGATCAATCCTTTGCCGAGGTTACAAGTAGTAGTGTGTCTGTACTCTTCAGTTTTGGGGAGGCAATAGCTAAAAGCAAGAGGTCACCAGAAAAGTTGTTTGTACTTTTGGATATGTATGAAATAATGCGAGAGCTGCACTCAGAG ATTGAGACAATTTTTAAGGGTGAAGCGTGCAATGAGATCAGGGAATCTGCATCGGGTTTGACCAAACGACTTGCACAGACAGCTAAGGATACATTCGGTGATTTTGAGGAAGCTGTTGAAAAAGATGCCACAAAAACTGCAGTATTGGATGGAACAGTTCATCCTCTAACAAGCTATGTGATTAATTAtgtcaaatttctttttga CTATCAGGCAACCTTGAAGCAGCTTTTCCAAGAATTTGCAGGTAGCGGTCAAACGAGTTCGGAATTGGCGTCTGTCACAATGCAAATAATGCAGGCCCTTCAATCTAATTTGGACGGAAAATCTAAGCATTACAGAGATCCTGCTTTGACTCACTTGTTCCTTATGAACAACATTCATTATATAGTTAGATCTGTTCGCAG atCTGAAGCCAAGGATTTGCTAGGGGACGATTGGGTTCAGCGACATAGGAGGGTTGTACAACAACATGCAAATCAGTATAAAAGGAATGCTTGGTCAAAG ATTCTGCAATGTCTTTCTGTTCAAGGCTTAACTTCATCTGGAGGTGGCAGCATACCTGGTATAGATGGAGGAAACAGTAGCGGAGTTTCTAGGGCGCTTATTAAAGACAG GTTCAAGACTTTCAACATGCAATTTGAGGAACTGCATCAAAGACAATCTCAATGGGCAGTTCCCGATACCGAGTTGCGGGAGTCTCTAAGACTTTCAGTTGCTGAAGTTTTACTTCCTGCATACAGATCCTTCCTAAAGCGTTTCGG GCCACTAGTTGATGGTGGAAAGAATCCCCAAAAGTATGTTAGATACCAACCAGAGGATCTCGAGAGGATGCTCGGAGAATTTTTCGAGGGGAAGAACTTGAGCGAACCTAAGCGGTAG
- the LOC111801475 gene encoding nudix hydrolase 26, chloroplastic translates to MAISRCVVFNHSLLHYHRRPPSLFSSALRSTSSSMEAPPEGYRRNVGICLINSSKKIFAASRLDIPDAWQMPQGGVDEGEDPRSAAIRELREETGVRSAEIIAEVPYWLTYDFPPHVREKLRHQWGSDWKGQAQKWFLLKLTGSDEEINLLGDGTEKPEFGEWSWMSPEQVVERAVDFKKPVYKDVLTVFKPHLE, encoded by the exons ATGGCCATAAGCCGATGTGTCGTTTTTAATCATTCACTTCTTCACTATCATCGTCGTCCTCCTTCACTTTTCTCATCTGCTCTGCGTTCGACCTCGTCATCCATGGAAGCTCCTCCCGAAGGTTACCGCAGAAACGTTGGCATTTGCCTCATCAATTCTTCTAAGAAG ATTTTTGCTGCCTCAAGGTTGGATATACCAGATGCTTGGCAAATGCCACAG GGCGGCGTGGATGAGGGTGAAGATCCAAGAAGTGCAGCCATCAGAGAACTTAGAGAAGAAACAGGAGTCAGATCCGCAGAGATTATTGCTGAA GTACCTTATTGGCTGACTTATGACTTCCCACCACATGTCCGGGAAAAACTTCGACATCAGTGGGGTTCTGACTGGAAGGGTCAAGCGCAGAAGTG gtttctGCTGAAGTTGACCGGAAGCGACGAAGAGATCAATCTCTTAGGTGATGGGACTGAGAAACCCGAGTTCGGCGAATGGTCATGGATGTCACCCGAACAAGTAGTCGAACGT GCTGTAGATTTCAAGAAACCTGTTTACAAAGACGTTCTAACGGTATTCAAACCCCATCTCGAGTAA
- the LOC111802622 gene encoding uncharacterized protein LOC111802622: MDDLHLTDQPLPNPKHSHSLKSRPSSSSMIFFYCSSILILLLSISLFAFTKTDHFKSQSLKTLFQELIDRLNASRNPKQTSVPNPFSTSSQCVLWMAPFLSGGGYSSEAWSYILALHDHVRNPNFRLAIEQHGDLESIDFWEGLPDSVKNLAIELHRTKCRINETIVVCHSEPGAWNPPLFETFPCPPGVYQNFKSVIGRTMFETDRVSQEHVNRCNKMDFVWVPSEFHVSTFVKSGVDPSKVVKIVQPIDVNFFDPLNYSPFSLESVGTLVLGDKNMEEEVSLEKGFVFLSIFKWEFRKGWDLLLEAYLKEFSKNDGVGLFLLTNPYHTDTDFGNKILDFVEHSGIQRPASGWAPVHVVDTHIAQTDLPRVYKAADAFVLPSRGEGWGRPLVEAMSMALPVIATNWSGQTEFLTDENSYPLEVERMSEVKEGPFKGHLWAEPSISKLRVLMREVMTNVDEAKVKGRRAREDMVRRFSPDVVAEIVHRHIQRIFHEV; the protein is encoded by the coding sequence aTGGATGATCTTCACCTCACAGATCAACCGCTTCCCAATCCCAAACATTCCCACTCTCTCAAATCTcgaccttcttcttcttctatgatCTTCTTCTACTGTTCATCCATTCTCATCCTCCTTCTATCAATTTCCCTCTTCGCTTTCACCAAAACAGATCATTTCAAATCTCAATCTCTTAAAACCCTTTTTCAAGAACTCATCGATCGTCTCAACGCATCTCGAAATCCTAAGCAAACCTCTGTTCCTAATCCGTTTTCGACGTCCTCTCAATGTGTTCTTTGGATGGCTCCATTTCTTTCCGGCGGCGGGTACAGTTCAGAAGCTTGGTCCTACATTTTAGCCCTTCATGATCATGtaagaaaccctaattttcgtTTGGCTATTGAGCAACATGGCGATCTAGAATCCATTGATTTTTGGGAGGGTTTACCAGATTCTGTGAAGAATTTGGCCATTGAACTTCATAGAACAAAATGTAGAATCAATGAAACTATTGTGGTTTGTCATAGTGAACCTGGTGCTTGGAATCCTCCTTTGTTTGAAACTTTTCCTTGCCCACCAGGTGTTTACCAAAATTTCAAGTCAGTGATTGGCAGAACAATGTTTGAAACTGATAGAGTAAGTCAAGAACATGTTAATCGTTGTAATAAAATGGATTTTGTTTGGGTTCCTTCTGAATTTCATGTCTCTACATTTGTGAAAAGTGGGGTTGATCCTTCTAAAGTTGTGAAAATTGTGCAACCCATTgatgttaatttctttgatccATTGAATTATAGTCCATTTAGTCTTGAATCTGTAGGAACTCTTGTTCTAGGAGACAAAAACATGGAAGAAGAAGTAAGCTTAGAGAAGGGATTTGTGTTCTTGAGTATCTTCAAATGGGAATTTAGAAAAGGTTGGGATCTGTTGTTGGAAGCATATTTGAAAGAATTCTCCAAGAATGATGGAGTTGGGTTGTTCTTATTGACAAATCCTTACCATACTGATACTGATTTTGGGAACAAGATATTGGATTTTGTAGAACACTCGGGCATTCAAAGGCCAGCTTCTGGTTGGGCTCCTGTTCATGTGGTTGATACTCATATAGCTCAAACTGATTTACCTAGAGTTTACAAGGCTGCAGATGCATTTGTTCTGCCGTCCCGAGGAGAGGGGTGGGGGAGACCGCTCGTCGAAGCGATGTCGATGGCATTGCCGGTGATCGCCACCAACTGGTCGGGGCAAACGGAGTTTTTGACCGATGAGAATAGCTATCCATTGGAAGTTGAGAGAATGAGTGAAGTGAAGGAAGGGCCATTCAAAGGGCATCTGTGGGCTGAACCATCCATTAGTAAGCTTCGAGTTTTAATGAGGGAGGTAATGACCAACGTCGATGAAGCTAAGGTGAAAGGGCGGAGGGCGAGGGAGGACATGGTCAGGCGATTCTCGCCCGACGTCGTGGCCGAGATTGTTCATCGTCATATACAAAGGATTTTTCATGAGGTGTGA
- the LOC111801976 gene encoding transcription repressor OFP13-like has product MAADHNKKKNLMKFPSIFKSRAGDAYSTKPWDWPSCKHPKTDSFRAQNNNVVFKTVNSIFFEDRDFDSSLFTNSSATNSTATDSDDRDILDGDSLETVVRGARSERLFFEPDDTSSILEKSKPIESEPLLGFKESLIVSIESANPYEDFRKSMGEMVESLGVRDWDGLEELLGWYLKANWKNNHGFIIGAFVDLLIHMLLASSSSSSSSSSSTSTSTSTSSTSCSNSDSNYYSCTELSSFSCASSLRSLDRSIQQEADEEEDDDNIREIV; this is encoded by the coding sequence ATGGCTGCCGACcacaacaagaagaagaacctcATGaaatttccttccattttcaaatcCAGAGCAGGCGATGCTTATTCCACCAAGCCATGGGACTGGCCTTCCTGCAAGCATCCCAAAACCGACTCATTCCGCGCTCAAAACAACAACGTCGTCTTCAAAACTGTAAACTCGATCTTCTTCGAAGATCGCGATTTCGATTCTTCACTCTTCACCAACTCCTCTGCAACGAACTCCACAGCCACCGATTCCGACGACCGCGACATTCTTGACGGCGATTCACTCGAGACCGTCGTCCGCGGCGCTAGATCGGAACGGCTCTTCTTCGAACCGGATGATACGAGTTCGATTCTGGAAAAATCGAAACCGATTGAATCGGAACCTCTGTTAGGTTTTAAGGAGAGCTTGATTGTGTCGATTGAATCGGCGAATCCGTATGAGGATTTCAGGAAATCGATGGGGGAAATGGTGGAGAGCCTTGGTGTTAGGGATTGGGACGGATTGGAGGAGCTTTTGGGATGGTACTTGAAGGCTAATTGGAAGAACAACCATGGCTTCATAATTGGGGCTTTTGTTGATTTACTGATCCATATGCTTCttgcttcatcttcatcttcttcttcttcttcttcatcaacatcaacatcaacatcaacatcatcaacaTCCTGTTCTAATTCCGATTCAAATTATTACTCATGCACtgaactttcttctttttcttgtgcATCGTCTCTGCGATCGCTGGATCGATCGATTCAACAGGAGgccgatgaagaagaagatgatgataatATCAGAGAAATCGTGTAG